A genomic stretch from Chitinophaga agri includes:
- a CDS encoding RagB/SusD family nutrient uptake outer membrane protein: MKSKIYIGIITILTLLMQPGCRDLDIDPLNVIQDKDVFATEAGVSGYMATIYRALPIEDFFYQQAGSGFNRGWEHFYHPGALCGEMVGPYGSTYDGAGGFGYWPYGDIRTVNYFIENLPVFGTGFSREQIDAWLGEAYFCRAYFYFALVKRYGGIPIIKKVQHYPEQSLEELQVHRDKEIDVWNFVADDLDSAYAKMPATSPRGRANRYVAAALKSRAMLYAGSIARYGADNFVAGEAREKGYAGIPAGAANGFFQRAWDAAKLLEGHYSLYRKKTDKEQNYADLFLDRESTENILVRDYSLTSNTAHSWDATMTCRFMTADGLSRAYPTLELIERFSGSLPVVNNDGTPRRFDNTAQLMQGVEPRLLATVYFPGAALRGKTFDMQRGIYEQFQGTAAAEVGQNPPNRAFRHLAGKTETLYDGMRIIGFTGISTDDDNLTRTGFYVRKYIDYNRAQSACGLYQSTQSWIDMRYAEVLLNRAEAAAELNNMTDAVNVLNDIRDRAGAPLIHTDITIDTVRNERCKELAFEKHYWWDLRRWRIADRLLDNTRYHALMPYYVANEKKYIFLRETEPFQRTYNFEKKFYYEPIPGGELGKNPNLFPNNPNH; encoded by the coding sequence ATGAAGAGCAAGATATACATTGGTATCATTACTATACTCACGCTATTGATGCAGCCCGGCTGCCGTGATCTGGACATTGACCCGCTGAATGTGATCCAGGATAAGGACGTATTTGCCACAGAGGCCGGCGTCTCCGGATATATGGCTACGATCTACAGGGCGCTGCCGATAGAGGATTTCTTTTACCAGCAGGCAGGTTCCGGATTTAACCGTGGATGGGAACATTTTTACCATCCCGGTGCGCTGTGTGGTGAAATGGTCGGTCCTTATGGCAGTACCTATGATGGTGCCGGTGGCTTCGGCTACTGGCCTTATGGTGATATCCGTACGGTCAATTATTTTATAGAAAATCTGCCCGTATTCGGTACAGGATTTTCCAGGGAACAGATAGATGCATGGCTGGGAGAAGCTTACTTCTGTCGCGCGTACTTCTATTTTGCACTGGTCAAACGTTACGGCGGTATACCCATCATAAAGAAGGTACAGCACTATCCGGAGCAAAGTCTGGAAGAACTGCAGGTACATCGTGACAAGGAAATAGATGTATGGAATTTTGTGGCTGATGATCTGGATAGTGCCTATGCAAAGATGCCCGCCACCAGTCCACGCGGACGTGCGAATCGCTATGTAGCGGCGGCATTGAAGTCAAGGGCTATGCTATACGCAGGCTCCATTGCCAGGTATGGTGCAGACAATTTTGTAGCCGGAGAGGCACGGGAAAAAGGATATGCTGGTATACCGGCTGGTGCGGCGAACGGGTTTTTCCAGCGGGCCTGGGATGCGGCAAAACTGCTCGAAGGGCATTACTCCCTGTATCGTAAAAAGACAGATAAGGAACAGAATTATGCTGACCTCTTCCTTGATAGGGAAAGTACAGAGAATATACTCGTACGCGACTACTCCCTGACCAGCAATACTGCGCATAGCTGGGACGCTACCATGACCTGCCGGTTTATGACCGCCGACGGCCTTTCCCGTGCCTATCCGACACTGGAACTGATAGAGCGTTTCTCCGGGTCACTACCTGTCGTGAACAATGATGGCACACCACGCCGCTTCGACAATACCGCTCAGCTGATGCAGGGCGTTGAACCCCGCTTGCTCGCGACGGTGTACTTCCCCGGTGCAGCATTGAGGGGAAAGACCTTTGATATGCAGCGTGGTATTTATGAACAGTTTCAGGGTACTGCTGCCGCGGAGGTAGGGCAGAACCCACCTAACCGGGCATTCAGACATCTTGCCGGAAAAACAGAAACGCTGTATGATGGTATGCGCATCATCGGTTTTACGGGTATCAGCACTGATGATGACAATCTTACCCGTACCGGTTTCTATGTAAGGAAATACATTGATTACAACCGGGCACAGTCAGCCTGCGGATTATATCAGAGCACACAGAGCTGGATCGATATGCGTTACGCCGAAGTGCTCTTGAACAGGGCAGAAGCGGCGGCAGAACTGAACAACATGACGGACGCAGTGAATGTGCTGAATGATATCAGAGACCGCGCCGGTGCGCCACTGATCCATACCGATATCACCATCGATACGGTAAGGAATGAACGTTGTAAGGAACTGGCTTTTGAAAAGCACTACTGGTGGGACCTCAGAAGATGGCGTATTGCTGACCGGCTGCTGGACAATACCAGGTATCATGCACTGATGCCCTATTATGTCGCCAACGAAAAGAAATACATTTTCCTCCGTGAAACGGAGCCATTCCAGCGCACGTACAACTTTGAAAAGAAGTTCTACTATGAGCCTATTCCCGGTGGCGAACTGGGTAAGAATCCTAACCTGTTTCCCAATAACCCTAATCATTAA
- a CDS encoding FecR family protein — translation MEDVFHEDELRGLFIKLLQRSCTEAELRKLTAYSADERFQELWQELLEQVDVDGTAEELYSIYRQPVDRVFSRLSFLTDQLPVDVSSIRVRSLKRYWWAAAAVVVMAMAGTWFVTQHMPAGDIAVVYDKAPGADRAILTLSDGREISLDSAGKQQIAEGATAIQQNGGLLAYKSDAHAAGAGFNTLTTPRGGQFKVILPDGTTVWLNAATSLRYPTAFDGRERVVTLKGEAYFEVAKDPQQPFRVQIDDRATVEVLGTSFNIHAYSDESPVSTTLLEGKVAMVSNDAPDQRVVLNPLQQVVADKGTLTRNNKVNMDQVLAWKNGMFNFDGLDLPAVLRQLSRWYDIEIVFEGKVPTRKFGGEIQRDLSLQQVLRILEKMDVKCRIENGNRLIVM, via the coding sequence ATGGAAGATGTTTTTCATGAGGACGAACTACGTGGTCTGTTCATTAAATTATTGCAAAGATCCTGTACCGAAGCGGAATTGAGGAAGCTGACAGCTTACTCAGCCGATGAGCGGTTCCAGGAGCTCTGGCAGGAACTGCTGGAGCAGGTCGACGTAGATGGAACAGCAGAAGAACTATACTCCATATACCGTCAGCCGGTAGACAGGGTGTTCAGCCGTCTTTCTTTCCTGACCGATCAATTACCTGTGGATGTGAGTAGTATACGTGTTCGTTCGCTGAAGCGCTACTGGTGGGCAGCAGCAGCTGTGGTGGTGATGGCGATGGCAGGCACCTGGTTTGTTACACAGCATATGCCCGCAGGTGATATTGCGGTCGTTTATGACAAGGCGCCTGGTGCTGACAGGGCGATACTGACCTTGTCCGATGGCAGAGAGATTTCCCTGGATAGTGCAGGTAAACAACAAATTGCGGAGGGCGCCACTGCTATTCAGCAAAATGGAGGTCTGCTGGCTTATAAGTCTGACGCACATGCTGCCGGTGCTGGTTTTAATACCCTGACGACACCTCGTGGTGGTCAGTTCAAAGTGATCCTGCCTGATGGTACGACCGTATGGCTCAATGCGGCCACATCCCTGCGTTATCCTACCGCTTTTGATGGCAGGGAAAGGGTGGTGACGCTTAAGGGGGAAGCTTATTTTGAGGTAGCAAAAGATCCGCAGCAACCTTTCCGGGTACAGATTGATGACCGTGCAACGGTAGAAGTACTCGGAACCAGTTTTAATATTCATGCCTATTCCGATGAAAGCCCGGTCAGTACAACGTTGCTGGAAGGTAAAGTAGCAATGGTGAGCAATGATGCTCCTGACCAGCGCGTTGTGCTGAACCCCCTTCAGCAGGTCGTGGCCGACAAAGGAACACTGACACGCAATAATAAGGTCAATATGGACCAGGTCCTGGCCTGGAAGAACGGGATGTTTAATTTTGACGGACTGGATCTGCCAGCTGTCCTGCGGCAACTGTCCCGCTGGTATGATATAGAGATCGTCTTCGAAGGCAAGGTGCCGACAAGAAAATTCGGTGGGGAAATACAACGTGACCTGTCACTGCAGCAGGTATTACGTATCCTGGAGAAGATGGATGTGAAATGCCGTATTGAGAATGGGAACAGGTTAATAGTCATGTAA
- a CDS encoding SusC/RagA family TonB-linked outer membrane protein: MKKSGHSLFLPLFLITTMLLSQPGHATAQQRDNTGATPANTISGQVIDSANGGVLEGVTIGIAGTSAGAISGKDGRFSFKAPGGQATSLYVRLVGYRELRVPWNGTGNLLIRLPATTAGLNQVIVTGYGTQRKATVTGAVSVIKAAELVTTRNENVINMMTGKLPGLRVVQKSSEPGAYDNVFDIRGMGNPLVVIDGVPRSGGDLSRMDPNEIESISILKDASAAIYGVRAANGVIVVTSKKGTRSQSGKYDITYAVNQSWQQFLNVPQGVNALQYMMLKNEKQKRDFGNNFYNQMPPSFSDADMELYRNGTLLSSDWVGATMREFAPETQHTLSVNGGNDKANYFFNLGYFDQDGLFRSGDMHYDRWNFRSNINARINDHMRAQLLLSGYTDTKHQPGGRGVWEMFKYTWNQLPTDQIYANNNPLYPHLEPDNANPVVMTDADIVGSQAFKNRNFQGQLALEYDIPGIQGLMARGMYNYGFNIVDNTMIRKSYNLYEYDRQNDKYLPTLVNSPSTVNRTYGNNTSSLYQLSLNYNQHFGGRHHVTGLLLYEESHSMADNFYAQREFSLGLPYLFAGDQTNQLGSMDGNGLWETVNKGLVGKVNYDFKGKYLFDFSFRYDGSSKFKPGAQWGFFPAVSMGWRLSEEPFIQTILSPDILNNLKLRGSYGKTGDDGATGFQYISGYNYPSPGYFFGGNYVNGMVSRGVVNPDLTWYTAKTLNMGVDFDVLKGLLGGSVDYFIRNRDGLLATRTTTLPGTVGTNLPQENLNSDRTSGFEIVLTHRNSVGDVSYNISANVASTRTMLRTVQQTKAGNSYEHWKNSQQDRYTNIWWGKQYGGQFATYDQIYQHTINTGGGNQGIVPGDYYYIDWNNDGVIDGKDESPIATRDIPLVNFGMTIGAGWKGFDVSMLLQGATDFYVQYAEQMAEPLMYGRSALTPFLDRWHTADPGADVFDPNTVWVAGRYPAMGSPTAEGTKAVQDASYVRIKSLELGYTIPKKLLSRVGITNLRAFVNSYNLATFTGLQYSDPEHPGTVANGADWNYSQGGYKYPMNRTFSVGASVTF; encoded by the coding sequence ATGAAAAAAAGCGGCCACTCCCTGTTCCTCCCGCTATTCCTCATTACCACCATGCTGCTATCCCAACCGGGACATGCCACAGCACAACAACGGGACAATACAGGGGCAACACCTGCTAACACGATCAGCGGACAGGTCATCGACTCCGCCAATGGCGGGGTCCTTGAAGGTGTCACTATCGGCATTGCAGGTACCTCTGCCGGCGCCATCTCCGGCAAAGACGGCCGCTTCTCTTTTAAAGCACCCGGCGGCCAGGCGACTTCCCTGTACGTACGCCTCGTCGGTTACCGGGAGCTCAGGGTCCCCTGGAACGGTACAGGCAATCTGCTCATACGGCTGCCTGCCACGACCGCCGGCCTGAACCAGGTCATTGTAACAGGTTACGGTACACAACGGAAGGCCACTGTTACCGGTGCGGTATCTGTTATTAAGGCGGCGGAGCTGGTAACGACCAGGAACGAGAACGTGATCAATATGATGACGGGAAAACTTCCCGGATTGAGAGTCGTGCAGAAGAGCAGTGAACCCGGAGCTTATGACAACGTATTCGACATCCGGGGAATGGGCAATCCACTGGTCGTGATCGACGGAGTGCCAAGAAGCGGTGGCGACCTGTCCAGGATGGACCCTAACGAGATCGAAAGCATCTCCATCCTGAAAGATGCTTCTGCCGCCATTTACGGGGTAAGGGCGGCAAACGGGGTGATCGTGGTAACCAGCAAAAAAGGTACCCGTAGTCAGTCAGGCAAGTATGACATTACCTACGCGGTGAACCAGAGCTGGCAGCAGTTCCTGAATGTGCCGCAGGGAGTGAACGCCCTGCAGTATATGATGCTGAAGAATGAGAAACAGAAGCGTGACTTCGGGAATAACTTCTATAATCAGATGCCGCCGTCTTTTTCAGATGCAGACATGGAGCTGTACAGGAATGGAACGCTTTTATCGTCCGACTGGGTAGGTGCCACCATGCGGGAGTTTGCCCCCGAAACGCAGCATACGCTGAGTGTCAATGGCGGCAATGACAAGGCTAACTATTTCTTCAACCTGGGGTACTTTGATCAGGATGGGCTGTTCCGTAGTGGTGACATGCACTATGACCGCTGGAACTTCCGCTCTAATATCAATGCACGGATCAATGACCATATGCGCGCGCAGTTGCTCCTGTCGGGCTATACCGATACAAAGCATCAACCTGGTGGCAGAGGTGTATGGGAGATGTTCAAGTATACATGGAACCAGCTGCCGACAGACCAGATCTATGCCAATAACAATCCCCTGTATCCGCACCTGGAGCCGGATAATGCCAATCCGGTAGTGATGACGGATGCTGACATTGTCGGGTCTCAGGCATTCAAGAACAGGAACTTCCAGGGACAGCTGGCGCTGGAATATGACATTCCCGGTATACAGGGCCTGATGGCGAGAGGAATGTATAACTACGGATTTAACATCGTAGACAATACGATGATCAGGAAGTCCTACAACCTGTACGAATACGACCGGCAGAATGATAAATACCTCCCTACGCTGGTCAACTCACCTTCTACGGTGAACAGGACCTACGGTAATAATACTTCTTCATTGTACCAGCTGTCGCTCAACTATAACCAGCATTTCGGAGGCAGGCATCACGTAACCGGCCTGCTGTTGTACGAGGAAAGCCACTCCATGGCGGATAATTTCTACGCACAGCGGGAGTTTTCTCTGGGACTGCCTTATCTGTTTGCAGGCGATCAGACCAATCAGCTGGGAAGTATGGATGGCAACGGATTATGGGAGACGGTGAACAAAGGGCTGGTTGGTAAAGTGAACTATGACTTTAAAGGGAAATACCTGTTTGACTTCAGCTTCCGTTATGACGGTTCCAGTAAGTTTAAACCTGGCGCGCAATGGGGATTCTTTCCCGCTGTGTCGATGGGCTGGCGACTGAGTGAAGAGCCTTTCATACAGACGATCCTCTCTCCCGATATCCTGAACAACCTGAAGCTGCGTGGTTCTTACGGTAAGACCGGTGATGACGGTGCTACCGGTTTCCAGTATATATCCGGCTATAACTATCCTTCCCCCGGTTATTTCTTTGGTGGTAATTACGTGAACGGAATGGTATCCAGAGGTGTTGTGAACCCTGATCTGACATGGTATACGGCGAAGACGCTGAACATGGGTGTTGACTTTGATGTCCTGAAAGGATTACTGGGTGGTTCAGTAGATTATTTCATCCGTAACAGGGACGGACTCCTCGCTACAAGGACCACTACGTTACCAGGTACGGTAGGTACCAACCTGCCGCAGGAAAACCTGAACAGCGACAGAACAAGCGGGTTTGAGATCGTATTGACACACCGGAATTCCGTGGGGGATGTCAGCTATAACATCAGTGCCAATGTCGCATCCACACGCACCATGTTACGCACGGTACAGCAAACGAAGGCCGGCAATTCCTACGAGCACTGGAAGAACTCCCAGCAGGACCGCTATACGAATATCTGGTGGGGTAAACAGTACGGCGGACAATTCGCTACCTATGACCAGATCTATCAGCATACTATCAATACTGGTGGTGGTAACCAGGGCATCGTACCAGGCGACTATTACTATATCGACTGGAATAATGACGGCGTGATCGATGGGAAAGATGAGTCTCCGATCGCCACACGCGATATTCCATTGGTCAACTTTGGTATGACCATAGGCGCGGGATGGAAGGGATTCGATGTGAGCATGCTGTTACAGGGAGCGACCGACTTCTATGTACAGTATGCGGAGCAGATGGCCGAACCCCTGATGTATGGGCGTAGTGCACTGACGCCCTTCCTGGACAGGTGGCATACGGCCGATCCGGGTGCAGATGTGTTTGATCCCAATACGGTATGGGTGGCTGGTAGGTATCCCGCTATGGGCTCTCCAACTGCAGAAGGTACCAAAGCGGTACAGGATGCTTCCTATGTGAGGATCAAGAGCCTGGAACTAGGTTATACCATTCCGAAGAAGCTGCTCAGCCGTGTGGGTATCACTAACCTGCGCGCCTTTGTCAACAGCTACAACCTGGCCACTTTTACCGGACTACAGTACAGTGATCCCGAACACCCGGGTACGGTGGCAAACGGGGCAGACTGGAACTATTCCCAGGGCGGCTATAAATATCCTATGAACAGAACATTCAGCGTAGGAGCGAGTGTCACTTTCTAA
- a CDS encoding DUF3823 domain-containing protein, with product MRKIISGLFLLLATTLFTACSKEDNYDGPDAAFKGRLLDNDSKENFLTETGGVQIRLEELSWSATPTPQYIPSKYDGSFEDTKLFSGHYRVTPVNGAFWPVEGVELDISGTTAQDFTLTPYLRITQFEHQLEGTTLIMRCKLSAPKTAGLPRLLDIKPFVNVDDYVGSGATISQYTDPNKVDINAGWSADIAGKTYEIRVPNLKSGRTFYARLGARVDDSYKQFNYSPVIEVKVP from the coding sequence ATGCGAAAGATCATATCAGGACTATTTTTGTTACTGGCTACTACCTTATTTACCGCTTGCTCGAAGGAGGATAACTATGACGGACCGGATGCTGCGTTTAAAGGCAGACTGCTTGACAATGACTCGAAGGAGAACTTCCTGACGGAGACCGGCGGTGTGCAGATCCGGCTGGAAGAATTAAGCTGGAGTGCCACGCCTACACCGCAATATATTCCGTCTAAATACGATGGTTCATTCGAAGATACAAAACTGTTCAGCGGTCACTATCGCGTAACGCCTGTCAATGGCGCCTTCTGGCCGGTAGAGGGGGTGGAGCTTGATATCAGTGGTACCACGGCACAGGATTTCACGCTGACCCCGTACCTCCGTATCACCCAGTTTGAACATCAGCTCGAAGGTACCACACTCATCATGCGTTGTAAATTGTCGGCGCCAAAGACAGCCGGCTTACCCCGCTTACTGGATATCAAGCCTTTTGTAAACGTAGATGATTATGTAGGAAGCGGCGCAACGATCAGTCAGTATACCGATCCGAACAAGGTGGATATTAATGCCGGCTGGTCGGCAGATATTGCCGGTAAGACCTATGAGATCAGGGTGCCGAACCTGAAGTCAGGCAGAACCTTCTACGCCAGACTGGGCGCACGTGTGGACGACAGCTACAAGCAATTTAACTATTCACCGGTAATTGAAGTAAAAGTTCCTTAA
- a CDS encoding RNA polymerase sigma factor yields the protein MSGMLDNETALLEQLAAGDKEAFQAIYYHYAPRIYGKLLKLLHSEDLATELLQEVFIVVWQKHPLIDPTRSFRSYIFKIADNLAIDLFRKANRNTQLLNRLLDASIDHYTHTEERLEQKESAFLLQQAVDALPPQQKMVFTLCKLEGKSHDEVGRLLGISPSTVNNHIVKATRSLREYLAGHPDIAGMILLYFILK from the coding sequence ATGTCAGGAATGTTAGATAACGAAACAGCTTTACTGGAACAATTAGCGGCAGGTGATAAAGAGGCCTTTCAGGCTATCTATTACCACTATGCACCCCGTATTTATGGTAAGTTGCTGAAGTTACTCCACTCCGAAGACCTGGCGACCGAACTGTTGCAGGAAGTGTTTATTGTTGTCTGGCAGAAGCACCCGCTTATTGATCCCACCCGCTCATTCCGGTCTTATATCTTTAAAATAGCGGATAACCTGGCCATAGATCTCTTCAGAAAGGCCAACCGTAACACCCAGTTGCTAAACCGGCTCCTGGATGCCAGCATTGACCACTATACCCATACGGAAGAAAGACTTGAGCAGAAAGAAAGTGCATTCCTGCTCCAGCAGGCTGTTGATGCCTTACCTCCGCAACAGAAAATGGTGTTTACCCTTTGCAAACTGGAAGGTAAAAGTCATGATGAGGTCGGCCGGTTACTGGGTATCTCTCCATCTACCGTTAATAATCATATTGTTAAAGCGACCCGGTCCCTGAGGGAATACCTGGCCGGCCACCCGGATATTGCCGGAATGATCCTGCTCTATTTTATTTTAAAATAA
- a CDS encoding SRPBCC domain-containing protein yields MEKQEFRIMINGPREKVWEILWNDASYREWTSIFAPGSWAKTDWKKGSKVLFLGGEDNCGMVATIAENIPNEYMSIEHLGSVKDGKEDLDSAEGKEWAGAHENYTLKTVDGKTELVVDMDITETHKDYFMETWPKALEKVKEIAERN; encoded by the coding sequence ATGGAAAAACAGGAATTTAGGATCATGATCAATGGTCCACGCGAAAAAGTGTGGGAAATATTATGGAATGACGCATCTTACAGAGAATGGACTTCCATTTTTGCTCCGGGCTCCTGGGCCAAGACTGACTGGAAAAAGGGCAGTAAGGTGCTATTCCTGGGTGGGGAGGATAATTGCGGCATGGTAGCCACCATTGCAGAGAATATACCTAATGAGTACATGTCTATTGAGCACCTGGGATCTGTTAAGGACGGGAAGGAAGACCTGGACAGTGCTGAAGGTAAGGAGTGGGCCGGGGCACATGAAAATTACACATTGAAAACTGTTGATGGCAAAACAGAACTGGTAGTAGATATGGATATTACCGAAACCCATAAGGACTATTTCATGGAGACCTGGCCGAAGGCGCTTGAGAAGGTGAAAGAGATCGCAGAAAGAAATTAG